From the Pleurodeles waltl isolate 20211129_DDA chromosome 6, aPleWal1.hap1.20221129, whole genome shotgun sequence genome, the window gctgaaagggcagtgagaGGAGGCGTTCGCTGTACGGCCTTCCGGTCACAAACAGAACAGACAAGTCCAGCGACCCAAACGGCCTGTTAAGACATATTTTACCCTGCCAGGTTTGTCTTGTGTCTTTTAAGAATTCCACGGCAAGCCCGCCACGAAATGTGTGTGAGGCTTCTTTTATCTCAGAAAAGGATTCTCCAATAAGAAAATACAAGACCCCTCCAGCAGAGTAAAATATTCCCCAGCGGGCCATTTAGTTCGCTGgacctgtttttgttttgtgcatGGAACGGGCACATCCCTCGCAGCCCATCACCCTGAATCTGCCTGGAACACGCGGCCCCTTAATTCCTGGTTGTGGGAAGCGACACCCCAGAATCAGCATTTATCCCATGGGAGCTGCACTGGTATTATGAGAGGATTTGTTTTCAGTTCTGAGTTGTCTCCGTGCGTAAGAGGCGCGTTGCTTGCGCTGGACAGAGAATGGACGGGGTCACAGACAGAACTCACGTCTGTACTAAGGACTGAAGCGCCGCTGAGCACATCACACCCTGGCAGTGTTTACAGTCCTAAGTCTCTAATACTGTGGTggcgtgtgctgctgtgaaggcCCCTGGCTGTGGCCTCCCGAGCGGCGCCCCACGTGTGGTATATGCGCTGTGGAAATGCCACAATGAACCACAACAAACCCGGAATCTAATGATTTGTGAGAGTTTGTTTTACTCAACAGGGAGCACGAGCCAGCCCAGAGGTGCACTGAGTGATATCCGGTGTAAGGAGATGAGGATGGGCCCcttcccccctcacacacacacgcagccgTGAGATCTGACACTCCTCGACAGTCTCTGAAGTTCGGATTTCATTCACCAGTGAGTTTTGACACCAGAGAGGAAGGCTTTGGTTTGATGATGGCGGAAAGTTTGTGTGTTGTTGCTTTTTGTGGTGGACACGCTTTCTTTCCCAGCTGCTGCATGCAGTATTTTATGACGTACGAAATTTCTGCAGATTACGGAAAAGCATAGCCGCGTATCTGAGAAATAGGAACTCGTCCATTAAATCTAATGTTGTCCTGGTGAGAGGCAATTGCCCCGGTGAGAGGCAATAATATATGTCCTTGAGGCAGAAGGGGCGAGCAGTCTCATATTCCAGACGCCATATTGCTGCAATAGCAAAAGATGCCGGGGCACAGCGATGGGACAAAGGCTTTCCAGGTTCAGATAGCATTGAAGGGTTGGCAGCATCCCCGCCATGCTTACACTGATCACTCTCCTTTGCCCCTATGGCTACCACAGGAGAAGATTCAGAAGTGCCCTGTTGGTCAAACTACTTTTGGCCATTACTCGCTTCCTAGACCCCCGGCCCAACACTACTCTCCATAACGGTTGCAGCAGTTCACAGTGAAGACCTCTGCACTGCTTGGCCCTGTAAGGCCCGTAAGGCAGATGTGGAATATCTGCAAGCTGCACTAAGATGGAGGCCCTCGTGCCAAGCACAGCAAACCTTCGAAATGTGCGGTTCTAGCCTCTCCCAAGCCTTCTGATCGTGTTGCACTTGCACTTCCCCCATTGGATGGCCCCTGTACTAGGGTGACTAGACATCCCAGAGTTGGCAAGACAGCTCTAATTTTCAGACGATTGTCCGGGCATTccaatgcttttttaaattttaaatacatgtcccgGTTTCTATGCAAAGCAGAATTGAAACATATGCTCTCATTTACTGAAGCTCCTCCAAAGTCTGAAACAAAGCAGGAAAGGAAGAGGTCAGCTGCATGCTCCCCGGCAGACAGAGTGGGCAAAGTGGGTAGCAATTGAGAACAGGGAGGCACAGGGTGAAGGTCCTGTCATAGTTACAGTTATCATCTGGCCTCTATTCACCACGGTATTTTAACCCATAGACTTTGGTTTACAGCATACAATACCTCATTTACTCCTGGCAAGAACTCACAATAGGATTTGCCTGCGACAGGTACAGACAAAAACGATGGCCATATAAACTTACTGTACTATCACCGTGGTCTTAAAATGGTCCATGGATTAGTCCATTCTTGTCTCAGATGATAGGTTCAGGCACACAAAACTGGGATAAGCTTCAGACTGCTGGGAGGTAGGAATGTTGTACATCTctacagatttcagaaatttcccttacaaaacgttttttttttttacaatgcctTTTGGTTTTTCTTAAATCAACTATACTCAGAATATAGAAAGTACACAGAGCCATAGTCACAATCATTAATCCACATAACATTAGTACGACATTCATATTAGCAGCCAGCCAACCACCCCTAGTCCATCCCTTGATCGAATCTCCATAACATTTTCCTAAACCTTGTGTACTTTTCAGGGCCGCCTCTGAATTTATAAACATATTCCCCTGCTTTAGAATAGTTGTCCATGCCATGGTGTTATCCCTAATAAGGGGTGCTCAGTTTGAACGCCAATGACAAAGAATGTCCATTTTGGAAATCAACATTCCCAGAGCCACAGCAAGTGTTAAATCCATCCAGTTGCCTTAACCATCCATGAAACCCAGTATCACCATCTTGGGGTCAGGCACCACCGTTCTGCCTATGATTTGAATGAGTGTGTTATTATTCGCACATCAGTATTTCTTTATGGTCGGGCATTTCCAGATTGTGTAAATGAAAGTGCCGATCTCTGCCCCAGACTTAGACATAATGGACTTACTCTGATCTATGCGACTAAGCTTGCTACGACTGTACACAATTCTGTGGAGGTATTTGAGTTGAATGAGTCGCTAAGGCATAGATATTGACAGGACACAAGGGGCCATCCTTGCCTCATTCCAATCAGCTTCTTCAAGAGGGCCTACATCTTGTTCCTGTCTTTCTTGCAAGTGCTTACCTGGGTCAGGAGTGTTAGTCACAAGTGCTTTGTAGAAAATTGAAACACGAATGCCGCTCAGGCATGACATTCTGTTCTTGGGTTCCAGTGACTTAAATTCAATTAATGCCACTAGCCCATCTCTGTGGGTGTGTAGGGCATGACATAACTTAGGCATTGACAGACCTGTATGCCGTGCAGATCATTTGTCAGTTGTGCGTAGGATATGATGTAGTCACCCTCCCATATATACCCTAATTTTGACATACCAACAAAGTACCAGGAACAGTAGTAGCAGCTACAAGCTGTCAGGCAGGCCACATGAAAGTTtggggcaaccaggtgggcaacATATAAGatagccacctgggtgcatgtcgCATTATATGTGCTCCATCTAGTAAGCAGCTCAGCGGAGATGGCTCTCGTTTTAGGGCACAGACAGGTCAGTCAGGTAATATTTTTTATGGCAGGGTACCGTCACTACTCTTGGACTGTGTCGGGGCCGCAGCCGCTCTTTTCGGGAAGACAAATGAACATAAATGTGCAATTCTGCCAGGAGTCAAAGTTGAAAATCCACGTGCGAGCGTGTGAAAACGGCCTGCTCCCGCACCACCAGGAATCCCTGGGTTCATTTGGGAATACCTGCGTTCTCCACCCACCCGCACTTCTGGGCAGCTCTGCGGTAAGAAGCCCTTTCAAACTCGCACGTAGTTGCGTAGAAGGACATGGACGTGCGTAGCGCTAACAGGTTGTACCAGTCTGGCATCCAAAGCGGCTACTAGCCTCCTTACACGTCACTCACACGTCACTCGCTGCCAATGATATCACAGAAAGGGAACGCGTCACTCTTGCAATTAGCCTTTCCTTGACTGACGTCAGAaactgtcgctgaaatgtgagcaCAATACGTGTATGGGTGGCTTTGAAAGCAGACTGGTCAAAGAACCAGTTCATAATTTGTAAGTGAAACTGAAATTTTAGAAAGACAACAGAGTGGTTGCTTCACCGCTGGATCTCGGGGATCCCAGGAGTCAGCCATGATGATTGAAACGCAAAATAATGAATATCGTTGATTTATTTAACTACTCTCCAAGGAAATGCTTAACTTTCAGCAAAAGTGGGGTGGCAGGAGCCACATATCTGAAAGCAACATCTCTTTCGACTGTTACTCACACCTACGTTACGTCACGATTGTTCAAATAAGACATCGGTGTAAATAATCTCTTGGCTCAACTGTAGGACTAGAATATAAAAGTACCATCCTCTCCCAACCCCAACGTCTTAGCTGGCCCCTCCTCCCTCTGATGCATTTGAAGTTTATGGCAGACTGTGTTTACCTTGTGGCAGGTGCCTGGGCAGGGCACGCGCCCAATTATCTTGAACGAGCAGCTCTTTCCCACACTCTGATCTTTTATGTCCGGCTCCAgatgtcccccctccctccctgtaccGTGCCACACTTCTATTGTCCCCGctgctctctgattggctgctgagtGTGGGAACCTCTCTCCAGCCCCAGACCCACACATTACCCTGCAGGCGGAGGGGGATAAATAGGGCAGGAGGGCGCGAGCTCTTCAGATACAGATCACTGTGGGTTCACTGCAGAGACCCTGCTCTTCACCCAGGCCGGGCAAGATGGCGCCTTCCAGCACCTTGAGGGCATATGAAGAGGAGCGCGAGGGGAGAGACATTCGAAAGGTAAGAAGCAGGAAAATTACATTCTGAAAAGTATATCCTCACATTTTTTAAACCTTTGGATTTATATATAAATGATTGCTTTATTCACCATGTCTTTGTATATGTTATTTGATGGTATGTAGTGTCTGTCTACCATATTTTCTTGCATATCTTTACGCTCTTTCTTATGTGCTGTGCTGCATTCAATAACAAATCCTTATGTTATCTCTGCAGCTGAGGAAGCCGGTGGTGGAGAAGCTGAGGAGAGATCGCATCAACAGCAGCATTGAGCAGCTGAGGATGTTACTGCGGAGAGAGTTTGAGGAACAGGAACTTCCGCCCAAAGCAGAGAAAGCGGATATCCTGGAAATGGCCGTGAGATACCTGGCCCAGCGGCTGCAGACACCGGCACCAGGTGAGAGGCAGTAACTAAAGGGTTaaagtgcagtgggtgcagcaaagAGATTATCGAACTGGGGTCATGTTTGGGGTTAGGACATCATGAAGGGAGAAACAATGAAGATGTAGTCGTCAAGAATATCTAGGGTGGGTTAGATGTTACTCGGTATTTGCTTATAATTACTTTTTTAAAGTATCAGGCATCCCCCTTCCACCTTTCCTTTTCTCTCCAGTGCCACTTTATAAACCCCGATTTAAACCGGTACAAGCATTAACCCCTCCTCTCTTCCTGCAGCCGTGGCCTCCAGTGAAGGTTACTCCAGGTGCCTCCAGGACTCTctgcacttcctctccctccacggAGCCCCCACAGAGACCCGGATGAAGCTGCTGCGGGCCCTCCATAGACCTGCGGCTGCAGCAAAGGCTGTGTGTCCTTCTCGGCCTCCGGCCTGTCCCAGCAGCACTAAAGAGCCCGCCCAGGACAGCCCCAGAGCCCTGTGGAGACCCTGGTAATGCGGGGACTGCGGCCTGGACTTTTCTTCGGACTTCTTTAGAGGCCTCGGTCCTCTCTGAGGGGAGAATATTCATTATATTCTTTTAGAATGGACAGTGGGTGAATATTACATCCTCATCGGATGAACAATGTGTGAATATTATAACCTTATTAGAGGGTCAGTGTGTGAAAGTTATAGCCTCACAGGAAGAGCAGTGAGTGGATTTTACACCTGTCAGTAGCACAATGTGTGACTAAAACATCCTCACACTAAGTATAGTGCGGCAATATTTTATCGTCATATTAGAAATGAGAGTCTGAATATTACATCTTTATGTGCTAGGCAGTGTCCAGGTAGAATATTGTAGGATGGCCTGGACAAGTGATGTATCTGTTTTATAGTAACTTGAAACAAGTTAGTGCTGAACATATATCTTCATTGTAGAAGAAGTTTTTAACCGTTTATTTTTCCCAATTATATTCCGACTTTCCGAAGATGTCACTAGTAGTTTTGATTTAAACTCGTACTCTATGTTGTCGTTTTATAAATTCTATTGATGGCATGCGTTTTTATAAAGCATATTTATATTAAGACGTTTATTGAAACGTTTATGTTCAATATCCTTAGTGGATGGACGCTGTACATATTATAAAGGAACTGCAGATTAATTCGTGTATTTACAATGACGTATGCATTATATATGTAAATATCCGACACCGACTATATGAATTATATATGTAGCGTCCGTGTTTCTAATCATTTTTGTATTACATGATAATCAGTTATTGATTGAATCAGGCGAGGTTGGCTTTTTAAAGCATCATATCTTACAGTCAGTTGTTGATACATTCAATTTTCAATGAAAAATGAATACAGATATGTCCGCCTTCCGTGAATGCAAAGTGTGATTCTGTAATTGTTGTTAAGATATGTTAATTATCTCTGAATAAGGTATGTGATAGTGTGCACATTGAATATGTATTCTCCTTCGAGTAACAATCATtgtgtttttaatattattttcctGTGAAAATGTATATGTACAATGCCTCGCTTTCTGTGAAGGTGACGTGTATTGTACTTTTGGAGATATGTATTCTCCCACGTTAACATTCATTGTTGGTGACTGAAAGGAGGAACAGTTATCACAAGTGCCGAATGTTTAGTCTAGAAGCAGTCTTGGCGCTATTTGTGTAAGTTACACAATATTGTTTTCTCTTTTATAAAGACGTTCAGTGTGGTGATCTCCCTGCCACAGATTTGTATCTCAGTGACTGAGAATGTGACCTGTTCCAAGACAGAACTAAATAAAGAGAATTTCAAAAGTAACTGCTTTTCTCGATGTTTTCATTCCAGTGGATAAATGTCGCACGAGCCACATTCACACATTCGCTCTGATACCATTCTAACGGGGCTGCAGCGAGGGGTAGAAAGGGGTAGGATAGCGTCTGACCTCGGGTATAATTGGTGCTGCATTGACCCATTAACGTAGGTAAATCCTTAATTTGGCAACACTACAGGTAATCCGGAAGACTGCCTAGCGCTTTACAAGCGTGTGTTGATACAACATAACACATTTCCACTGTATACAAGTGTCAGGCACATTACTGACGCTGAACTGGAAAGGGCTCCGGCGCCGCCATAGACAAAACATCAAGGCTAAAGTTAATTCCAGAGATCTCTGTTCACATAGCATGACAAGACATCATAGGACGTCCTTCACCGGCGTACGGGTGCGTTATTGCGCGGGGGAGGGGAGGGAGCCCGCGAAAACCCAGCTCTTCTCAATTTGTAAACCTGTGGCGCTGTTAGGAACACATCACTTTTAACACTTACTACACCCAGAACATCGAGGTGACTAGGgcgaccacctggcattgagacacGTTCTGGACAGAACTGTAAAAGATTCAGGGCAAAGGgccaaaattcaggacacaaattctggacgaagggtcaaaattcaggacaaaaattcaagaacaaatgtcagttttatagACACAtcaaagagaggccatgcctcactatgttagtgcatttatttactctcttttttaacatagcactatttactcactgtggtctttttgtgattgcctcctggtgtgccacattcaggtgtcacattaagtccttgttcagtagtaaattaatgcccttcagcactttgTCAAGACCATCACCCCTACCCAGATCTACCCAATCTTTTTTAAAGAGAACGTAACAACAacatttgattatgtttctgaacattttaaaacccctggcaaacagtttgggagacATTAACATAATTAACCCTATGCTagttttaaacaaattgaacaaaaacatctggctcaccccaaccgcccatggactttcaacctaatttttttttaatgaggcaggACAGATGGTCTGGGCGACAGTCTCACagctaatgtcaggatgtgagataatcacaacttgtctgtagtctcacagcactagagagTATGTCtgtgactctacatttatctcagaactgggccATGGCAGCCCCGAGTACTAAGGGGCCGCGCTCCACCCATTTTGGGGGGACGCTCTaccactggccgccactatactctacaccactctattccactgcactctatatcactccactctgcaaaactccatcctacgtcactgcactttacagcactatactctgctctgcactgcaccatgctacactactccactctgcaccactctacgccactgcactctatgccacttgactctactctgaactctataccactgcaccactttacaatactgcactctgccactctattgtatgccactgtactccactgcactgtatgccactctactctgcctcatgccactgcactctacgccaatgcactctaaacaactgcactgtatgccactgtcctttactctgcactactgtactctacgccactgctctctgtaacactctatgccactctacaccactgcactgccactctactctgcaacattgcactcaccgccactgtacactatgccactctactctgtactactgcattctacgccactgctctctaagccactgcattctacagtactatactctactctgcactgcaccacgctacactactccgctctactccactgcactctatgccacaccagtctactctgcactctatgtcactgcaccactctgcactactgcacactctgccacactattgtatgccactctactctatgccactctactctgccccgtgcccctctatgacactgcactcttcaccaatgcactccaaactgcactgtacatcactgccctctactctgcaccactgtactgtacaccactgctctctgtgccattcAACACCACTGCacagacactctactctgcaacattgcactctccgccattgtactctacaccactctactctgtactactgtattctacaccactgcactctatgccactttactctatgtcactgcattctatgccactctactctgcatcactccatttgacgccactgcactctacagcactatactctacactgcaccactctacactattcccctctgcaccactctatgccattgcattcgAGCCTactctgcactcagtgccactgtaccactctacactactgcactctctgtcactctattgtattgtacgccactctactctactgctcattatgccactctactctgccccacaacACTCCCTGCCACTGcaatctaaaccactgcattctacaccaatgcactctaaacaactgcactgtaccccactgcactctactctgcaccactgtgctctttgCTATGGCTCctatgaaactctactccactctacaccactatgccactgacttttagccatgctgaacagcagccactctggtgtataacatggttaaaacacattggcaaagccaataactattgcgtagacgagacctattggttttgccaatgtttgatagcactatgaggtactgaggtccttgaaagaactgtgaatgtataagtccttattttaaacatgcattacacacatcaaaatataggctgctacaaaatgcccaAATACATTTCGATTAtataaaaaaagtccttctaaaatacagatttgaatcatatgcagtttatacctagtactaacattttttttataacagtccaataaaaccacacactccacagctcaccttggaacacccttacagtacctctctaaaagaaaatatctttgtcatcagaaagcttcaattgattcctttgattaaagtcaatgagaGTTTCCAAGCCCCTTCACATTTGCAGATGTACCAGTTgcgcatatttgcatttctttagggaaggagacaccctggcaagaaggccttttcttatctgtctgcccccccccccccctcctgcccctCCAGAGCAcgggagactccctgcctttcaatccaactagggaaactgatctgtcctaattacattgtatccttttggtgaaaggctaaaattactgaCAATGCTGTCTGTAAAAGCCTTTCATCAAGGACAATGGATGGCAGGACGAAATTACCGGCAGTCAGTGAAAATTCCAGATGGGTGGTCGGTCACCCTGGAGGTGACACAGGCTAGGCTGAAATCCTCTCTGTGTCACAGGCACCAGGCTCGCAGCTCCAGACCTTCCTGTGAGATGGTTTTGCACAACCCGGAACATCAGATGCAGTCTCTCAGGTGTAAAAGGGTGAGAGTGTGCCCCACATCCACCCTGGGGATCAGAAAgccccccctcggacccctgcgtCTCTGAAGCCCAGATTTCCCACTCCACTGACTCCTGACAGGAAGGATGGACTCTGATGGCGCCAGGCCTCGCAGCTGCGTGGCAAAGTTCTGTCTTGGGCTCCCCAAGTATTCCAGCTGCTGCCTACGCTATTTTATGACTTGCACCAAATCTCTGTAGGCGCCAGAGAAAGCACTGCAGCACATCGGAGAAGAGTCGAGTTGTCCAATCAAAACTACAGCAGCCCTGCTGGGAGGCGCCAGCAGGGCCCAGTTAAAGGagcaaacaacaaatgatggaacaGCGTGTCTGATAATAGGGTGGTGTCAGTAAGCCTTATTTAGCACTTGACTTTATTTCCACCAGCGGGGAGTCTGCCTGAACAATTTTCTTGTGCGTGTTCTTGATTTCCGAGCAGAAACGGGTCTTCTATTACCGAAAGGAGTGGCTGGTCGCCGTATCTTTAATATCAGCTGGAACAATATTGAATCCACAATATCGATTACAGAAATATCTTGAAGGTACTTAGATGTCCATTTAAGAATTATAAATATACCCTTCCACGTCTATAGTTACTGAAAGCCTATGCTGGTAGTAGTGGATGTTCTGGATCCGATAGTTGTCGAGGTTGGTATTGGCCCATTATTAGCACTTTTAGTCCCTACAATGCAACCTGGTGCATAGCTtcgggattggggggggggggtgtttggggtgttacaccccctagaAAAGCGTaaatttcttacgataatggcattactcctagtcctattccctcgccttcctttcaaccaacgaaaaggaaggcgagggagggacgggaggtaatgtattatatagtaaatagttgggtacaagggcTTTCAGTCCGGTATGACAAAGTGTCTGCCGGATTTCACCCAGGATtatatgcacacacagacaaatacaaacacacacacctctctcatctctgttttgaaggccttaaaatgttgattagtttgaaaaatgttgtgttttaagtGCCCCATAGAATACGCCCACCTCTCCCTTTCCAGTGCCCCTTTTGCCCTCCCCTCTTATGCCTTGCTTCTCATATAATGAAACTTAACAAGATATCCCAGCATGACTgttaggaaatctgaagctcacagccCCCCCAATCTtaatgaccaagctatgcccctgaatgCAACACAACGCACTCAAGTTCACACACATAACTTCATTTTCAGTTACAAAAGAGATGTCCATTTCACATGTAGTAACCACGCACTCTGCCTCCGCCCCTGAAGACATTCCGCATACCTCGCAACCCCCTCAGTCCGCAGGTGAATGGACGGGTCTGACGCGTCAGGAGTTCCCACACTCAGCCCCAGCCACAGACTGAAGGGACAATGTGAGGCGGATCAATGAGTCCGGACAGAGGAACAGctgcagaggaggaggggacaaTGGCTGGAATGTGAGGAGGAGGCGGACGAGATGTCGGAAAGTCAGTGAGATAGAGCAGGGGGTTAACGCGTCTGCTTGAGTAATTTGAAAGCAATTCATAGGCAAGATTTCTGGTAAGAATTTAATCCTTTAGAGGTACACATAATACGGATTTCTTATTTATGGGGCCACACAGTTTAATAATTATGGAACAAAAAGTATATGAAGAATTACTATCATAGCCAGTAAATTTTATTTTCTCACAGCGTAATCTCCAGTTCGTTGACTATGATCCTGCTGTGTTTGTTTATAAAATTCAATGGGTCTGTCAGGGTGCATGGGGCTTTAATAATGGCGTTATATAATGGATGCATGTAGCAAAAGTAATAACAGTAACTGGGCACACGATGGCATTACCAGGGCATATGTGGCCGCAGTTGAGCATTTTTGGTGGTAGCCAGGTCTATACTGGTGTGTACCTGTAGATAAGCTgtctttacctttttttttttatttaaacgcgGTACTTGGCCAATTCGAGAGACCAGTGACAGTGCCTGactttaatatttattaatttatttatcatTAATAAACCAGAAACTTGCTACCAATGTAGGGTGAgcaaaattttaaagtaaaaaaccaAGACATGTCATACAAAAGgaaaaggactacaattttacttaaaCCCAGCATGCAGAATGACACCactcatcagcatagaattacagcAGAGGCAATAAGGaccaaaataaaatgcaatttttaaagctagTATCATGCCTGTTGATTCAATTGCTTTCTTATACAGCTGCTAACTATCCCTGtcttggaaaacataaaaaggcactTCCACCCTTTTCAGTagaccctctctaaaaaccaggacatgacctaaatttcccaaaatctgccGGTTGTCCGTCGGCATATGGGAGCCCTTGCTTTCTATGATGGTTCTGCCAGGCCATAAATTCCGATAAGACTCGGTTGCTAGAATTCGGTGATAGGCATCTGTCAATACTGCCACACCTAGCACAAGATGTTAGATGCGTGGATTCTACACGTGATCTATGTTGAGATACGTTTATGCGTTTTTTCTTAATTAAAGTTGCTTTTTCCAGGCTCCCTTTTCGCTGTTGTCGGTTTTTCTCTGTGCACTGTTGTCAATATGTACCTTTTACTCTGTGACAAGAATCTGTTTCCTAGCAGAAACTGTTGATTAGAACAGCCTGCAATGAACATACCTCCCCAAGTTTTATACGTCTGAGATAAGTAAAATAAAAGAGACACATATTTTGGTGAAACAAGAGGTGTTTAAATATACACATTTGTGGGCTACTAGGGGGCTATGTATGATGATTATGCAAATGATGTAGGAACTGTGGAAGGCCCGTGTCTCTCATTTAGCgcccaaatgccccaagacacGCTCCATAGATTCGGAGGGCCCTGCATGCATTTTGGGATCGGGGCCATCTGCTTCCAGTTTCATCTGCAGAGTCCGTACATTGGCCAAGAAGAAATGTGAAATTAACATGTGCTGGACCGAAACAAATCCAAAGACCTGCACATCAAAGCATTAAACGAGAGGGCAGTGTTAGTTAAAAGCGAATGCGAGCATTTATATAAAGGGAAGATCCATTTATTGAAGTAGTGATGAATGAAATCAGAGGCTGACATTAATAGGACCACAGTAGAAAGTTTATCTGGCCATTTGCATTCTCGAAAGCCACATGCCTGTCTATCGAAAAGCGCTACGATGCAATAATAATAATGCAATATAC encodes:
- the LOC138300628 gene encoding transcription factor HES-5-like, producing the protein MAPSSTLRAYEEEREGRDIRKLRKPVVEKLRRDRINSSIEQLRMLLRREFEEQELPPKAEKADILEMAVRYLAQRLQTPAPAVASSEGYSRCLQDSLHFLSLHGAPTETRMKLLRALHRPAAAAKAVCPSRPPACPSSTKEPAQDSPRALWRPW